One part of the Acidimicrobiales bacterium genome encodes these proteins:
- a CDS encoding LLM class F420-dependent oxidoreductase produces the protein MDRPLTFGVFALQGWKMELASIDGAAAKWDRIVDLAVLAEELGFDSLWVYDHVHNVPKPAHEAVFECWTTLAALSQRTTRIRLGQMVGCNSYRNPALLAKITSTLDVISGGRLDWGIGAGWYENEYKGYGYDFGAPKERIGMLAEAVEIVRSMWTEAETTYDGRYYTLQRANCDPKPLQQPHPPVLVGGGGEQLTLRVVARLADRANWGGNPEQWAHKREVLKQHCKDVGRDEDEIEKTWSPEIFIRETEAEVEAAGTKSLWREPVESWKAGNLVGTPEQVADKIRQYTALGCTSFMPWCSDYPSEETLRLFAQVAAEVRG, from the coding sequence ATGGACCGTCCGCTGACATTCGGTGTCTTCGCTCTGCAGGGCTGGAAGATGGAGCTGGCTTCGATCGACGGGGCCGCGGCCAAGTGGGACCGGATCGTCGACCTCGCCGTCCTGGCCGAGGAGCTGGGCTTCGACTCGCTGTGGGTCTACGACCACGTGCACAACGTGCCCAAGCCCGCCCACGAAGCGGTCTTCGAGTGCTGGACCACCCTGGCCGCCCTCAGCCAGCGCACCACCCGCATCCGCCTGGGCCAGATGGTCGGGTGCAACTCGTACCGCAACCCGGCCCTGCTGGCCAAGATCACCTCCACCCTCGACGTCATCAGCGGCGGACGCCTCGACTGGGGCATCGGGGCGGGCTGGTACGAGAACGAGTACAAGGGCTACGGCTACGACTTCGGCGCCCCCAAGGAACGCATCGGCATGCTGGCCGAAGCCGTCGAGATCGTGCGCAGCATGTGGACCGAAGCCGAGACCACCTACGACGGCCGCTACTACACACTGCAGCGGGCCAACTGCGACCCCAAGCCGCTCCAGCAGCCTCACCCGCCCGTGCTCGTGGGCGGCGGGGGCGAGCAGCTCACCCTGCGGGTCGTCGCCCGCCTGGCCGACCGGGCCAACTGGGGCGGCAACCCCGAGCAGTGGGCCCACAAGCGCGAGGTCCTCAAGCAGCACTGCAAGGACGTGGGCCGTGACGAAGACGAGATCGAAAAGACGTGGTCGCCCGAGATCTTCATCCGCGAGACGGAGGCAGAGGTCGAGGCTGCGGGCACCAAGTCGCTGTGGCGTGAGCCTGTCGAGAGTTGGAAGGCGGGCAACCTGGTCGGCACCCCCGAGCAGGTGGCCGACAAGATCCGGCAGTACACAGCCCTGGGCTGCACCTCGTTCATGCCCTGGTGCTCCGACTATCCCTCGGAGGAAACCTTGCGCCTGTTCGCACAGGTGGCCGCAGAAGTCAGGGGCTGA
- a CDS encoding enoyl-CoA hydratase-related protein produces MGALVQRERRGPVEVVALNDPDRMNALSLDLLHQLDAAMVDIAGDDRIGAVVVTGAGGKAFSAGADLASLIPVVTEQGLAALFPDPSERFFSRVEKPIVAAVEGFCLAGGFEVMLGTDLRVAGESATFGLPEVRWGLVPVGGSHVRVPLQVPWAVAMQLLLTGRPIPAQRAYEVGLVNEVVPDGTALERAVELAEQITANGPLAVRMAKRIAVETLGLDAAFRTEAAMGDPVFKSADAQEGPRAFVERRRPQFTGR; encoded by the coding sequence GTGGGAGCACTGGTGCAGCGGGAGCGGCGAGGACCCGTCGAGGTCGTCGCCCTCAACGACCCCGACCGCATGAACGCCTTGAGCCTTGACCTGCTGCACCAGCTCGACGCCGCCATGGTCGACATCGCGGGCGACGACCGGATCGGCGCGGTGGTCGTGACCGGAGCGGGCGGCAAGGCGTTCTCCGCAGGCGCCGACCTTGCCTCCCTCATCCCGGTGGTTACAGAGCAGGGCCTCGCCGCCTTGTTCCCCGATCCCTCGGAACGCTTCTTCAGCCGCGTCGAAAAGCCGATCGTGGCCGCCGTCGAGGGCTTCTGCCTGGCCGGCGGCTTCGAGGTCATGCTCGGCACCGACCTGCGGGTGGCGGGGGAGAGCGCCACTTTCGGCTTGCCCGAGGTGCGTTGGGGGCTGGTGCCCGTCGGCGGGTCGCACGTGCGCGTGCCGCTGCAGGTGCCGTGGGCCGTCGCCATGCAACTGCTGCTCACCGGCCGGCCGATCCCGGCCCAGCGGGCCTACGAGGTCGGGCTCGTCAACGAGGTGGTGCCCGACGGCACCGCCTTGGAGCGGGCGGTGGAACTGGCCGAGCAGATCACCGCCAACGGCCCGCTCGCCGTTCGCATGGCCAAGCGCATCGCGGTGGAGACACTGGGCCTCGACGCCGCCTTCCGCACCGAGGCGGCCATGGGTGATCCCGTGTTCAAGAGCGCCGACGCCCAGGAAGGGCCGCGGGCGTTCGTGGAGCGCCGGCGTCCCCAGTTCACCGGCCGGTAG
- a CDS encoding alpha/beta fold hydrolase, whose translation MPQSVVLVHGFTQTAASWDGVLDGTAIDVVPHDDLWATARHIGEQYGPAAYVGYSMGGRLCLHLALATPEAVERLVVLGATAGIEDERERAARRQADERLADDIDRDGVDAFLERWLSHPMFGGLPEPGPRRRDPGILAACLRRLGTGVQEPLWDRLPALSMPVLVVAGERDDKFIAIGRRMAEAIGTNARFAVVPGAGHAAHLEEPTAFREVVEPFLQGDAEGEEGAEGQL comes from the coding sequence ATGCCGCAGTCCGTCGTCCTCGTGCACGGGTTCACCCAGACGGCCGCGTCGTGGGACGGCGTGCTCGACGGCACCGCCATCGACGTCGTGCCCCACGACGACCTGTGGGCCACCGCTCGACACATCGGCGAGCAGTACGGCCCTGCCGCCTACGTGGGCTACTCCATGGGCGGGCGCCTGTGCCTGCACCTGGCGCTGGCCACACCGGAAGCGGTGGAGCGGCTGGTCGTGTTGGGCGCCACCGCCGGCATCGAAGACGAGCGGGAGCGGGCGGCCCGGCGCCAAGCCGACGAACGGCTGGCCGACGACATCGACCGCGACGGCGTGGACGCCTTCCTCGAACGGTGGCTCTCGCACCCCATGTTCGGCGGGCTGCCCGAACCCGGCCCCCGGCGGCGCGACCCGGGCATCCTGGCCGCCTGCCTGCGCAGGCTCGGCACCGGGGTGCAAGAGCCGTTGTGGGACCGGCTGCCCGCGCTGTCGATGCCGGTGTTGGTGGTGGCGGGCGAACGAGACGACAAGTTCATCGCCATCGGCCGGCGCATGGCCGAGGCCATCGGCACCAACGCCCGCTTCGCCGTGGTTCCGGGCGCGGGCCACGCCGCCCACTTGGAAGAGCCGACTGCCTTCCGGGAGGTCGTGGAACCCTTCCTACAGGGCGATGCCGAAGGCGAAGAGGGCGCCGAAGGCCAGCTGTAG
- a CDS encoding acyl-CoA synthetase, which translates to MGGDIEYNLADLLETAADAIADREAVVCEGRRFTFGDFDERGTRLAHVLADLGVKQGDHVGLHLFNGNEYLEAMLACFKLRAVPINVNYRYVADELRYLFSDADIVAVVTEPELTDVLDEAGVTVPRLQRGEQYETAVAAASPVRDFGPRSADDLYILYTGGTTGMPKGVMWRHEDLFFGALGSGNPGGPPLRYPGEIAARAEAGFHRCLAAPPFMHGAAHWMAWQVLLVGGTIVVNRNPGFDAVSVWQLADDERISFLVIVGDAFARPLVDALEQHPNRWKLPALTVILSGGAILSPSVKADLLRLLPRVIVVDGFGASETGGQGQMVAVAGVPAMPTRFVMGDGSTAVLDDDFRPVQPGEVGWVARTGPIPLGYYKDEAKTAQTFPVVDGVRWAVPGDRARLEADGTVSVLGRGSVSINTGGEKVHPEEVESCLKAHPAVFDAIVVGVADERWGERVVAIVAPRPGAEPPGLDELAEHCRESLAAYKVPRGLVVVDEVVRSPSGKPDYRWAKAVAG; encoded by the coding sequence ATGGGTGGGGACATCGAGTACAACCTGGCCGACTTGTTGGAGACGGCCGCCGACGCCATCGCCGACCGGGAGGCCGTCGTCTGCGAAGGCAGGCGGTTCACCTTCGGCGACTTCGACGAACGGGGCACCCGCCTGGCCCACGTGCTGGCCGACCTCGGGGTGAAACAGGGCGACCACGTCGGGCTCCACCTGTTCAACGGCAACGAGTACCTCGAAGCCATGCTGGCCTGCTTCAAGCTGCGCGCCGTTCCCATCAACGTGAACTACCGCTACGTGGCCGACGAGTTGCGCTACCTGTTCAGCGACGCCGACATCGTCGCGGTGGTGACCGAGCCCGAGCTGACCGACGTGCTCGACGAGGCGGGCGTCACCGTCCCCCGGCTCCAGCGGGGCGAGCAGTACGAGACAGCGGTGGCTGCCGCCTCGCCGGTGCGCGACTTCGGGCCCCGCTCGGCCGACGACCTCTACATCCTGTACACGGGCGGCACCACCGGCATGCCCAAGGGGGTGATGTGGCGCCACGAAGACCTCTTCTTCGGCGCCCTGGGCAGCGGCAACCCGGGGGGGCCGCCCCTGCGCTACCCCGGCGAGATCGCCGCTCGGGCCGAAGCGGGCTTCCACCGGTGCCTGGCCGCGCCGCCGTTCATGCACGGCGCCGCCCACTGGATGGCGTGGCAGGTGCTGCTGGTGGGCGGCACCATCGTCGTCAACCGCAACCCGGGCTTCGATGCGGTCAGCGTGTGGCAGTTGGCCGACGACGAGCGCATCTCGTTCCTCGTCATCGTGGGCGACGCCTTCGCCCGTCCACTGGTCGACGCCCTCGAACAGCACCCCAACCGGTGGAAGCTGCCCGCCCTCACCGTCATCCTGTCGGGCGGCGCCATCCTGTCGCCCTCGGTGAAGGCCGACCTCCTGCGCCTCCTCCCCCGCGTCATCGTCGTCGACGGCTTCGGCGCCTCCGAGACCGGCGGGCAGGGACAGATGGTGGCCGTCGCCGGCGTGCCCGCCATGCCCACCCGCTTCGTCATGGGCGACGGAAGCACCGCCGTGCTCGACGACGACTTCCGCCCGGTGCAGCCCGGCGAGGTCGGGTGGGTGGCCCGCACCGGCCCCATCCCCCTCGGCTACTACAAGGACGAGGCCAAGACGGCCCAGACCTTCCCCGTGGTCGACGGCGTGCGGTGGGCCGTGCCCGGCGACCGCGCCCGGCTGGAGGCGGACGGCACGGTGAGCGTGCTCGGCCGGGGGTCGGTCAGCATCAACACCGGCGGCGAGAAGGTCCACCCCGAAGAGGTGGAGTCGTGCCTCAAGGCCCACCCCGCCGTCTTCGACGCCATCGTGGTCGGCGTGGCCGACGAGCGCTGGGGGGAGCGGGTGGTGGCCATCGTGGCGCCCCGCCCGGGCGCGGAGCCGCCGGGGCTCGACGAGTTGGCCGAGCACTGCCGGGAGTCGCTGGCCGCCTACAAGGTGCCCCGCGGCCTGGTCGTGGTCGACGAGGTCGTGCGCTCCCCTTCGGGCAAGCCCGACTACCGCTGGGCCAAGGCCGTGGCGGGCTGA
- a CDS encoding isochorismate synthase, with amino-acid sequence MTVARTLRGLTVRTVALDRPVDLAAFAGDDGLLYEHDGAGLAGRGVAMRISGRLAELPERVTRALHSISSHDDVGLPGCGPVAMGALPFDPDAEGSMVIPATVVGRAADGTSWMTTVAGWPEETAPMPVERRPPDRFTLDAVRSHEDWCEAVARAVEVIRSGRLDKVVLAREVRVEANRPILPVDVLGRLRTLYPSCRLFSVEGFVGASPEILISRCETTVRSHPLAGTIPRSGNPAADDALAEALLGSQKDRWEHRLVVEEVAAALTPHCEVLEVPEGPSIVPLRNVSHLGTAIVGRLHPDGPDALTLAALLHPTPAVGGTPTREALSLIAELEGLDRGRYAGAVGWVDGNGDGEFAVGIRSAELDGSSARLFAGVGVVADSDPAAELAETQLKLQALLAAVVRP; translated from the coding sequence ATGACCGTGGCCCGCACACTCCGTGGGCTGACAGTGCGAACGGTGGCCCTCGACAGGCCGGTCGACCTCGCCGCCTTCGCGGGCGACGACGGGCTGCTCTACGAACACGACGGCGCGGGCTTGGCCGGACGTGGCGTGGCCATGCGCATCAGCGGCCGCTTGGCCGAGCTGCCCGAGCGGGTGACCCGGGCGCTGCACTCCATCTCCTCGCACGACGACGTGGGCCTGCCCGGCTGCGGGCCCGTCGCCATGGGGGCACTGCCCTTCGACCCCGATGCCGAAGGCTCGATGGTGATCCCGGCCACGGTGGTCGGGCGCGCCGCCGACGGCACGTCGTGGATGACGACCGTCGCCGGATGGCCCGAAGAGACGGCCCCGATGCCGGTCGAACGGCGGCCTCCCGACCGCTTCACCCTCGACGCGGTGCGATCGCACGAGGACTGGTGCGAGGCCGTGGCCCGGGCGGTCGAGGTCATCCGCAGCGGGCGGCTCGACAAGGTGGTGCTGGCCCGCGAGGTGCGGGTGGAGGCCAACCGCCCGATCCTGCCCGTCGACGTGCTCGGCCGGCTGCGCACGCTGTACCCCTCGTGCCGGCTCTTCTCCGTCGAGGGTTTCGTGGGCGCCAGCCCTGAGATTCTCATCTCACGATGTGAGACGACGGTTCGCTCGCACCCGTTGGCCGGGACCATCCCCCGCAGCGGCAACCCGGCGGCCGACGACGCGCTGGCCGAAGCGTTGCTGGGGTCGCAGAAGGACCGGTGGGAGCACCGGCTGGTGGTGGAGGAGGTGGCCGCCGCGCTGACGCCGCACTGCGAAGTCCTCGAAGTGCCGGAAGGCCCGTCGATCGTGCCCTTGCGCAACGTGTCGCACCTGGGCACGGCCATCGTCGGACGGTTGCACCCCGACGGTCCCGACGCGTTGACCTTGGCCGCCCTGCTCCACCCCACGCCCGCGGTGGGCGGCACGCCCACCCGTGAGGCGTTGTCACTGATCGCCGAGCTCGAAGGGCTCGACCGTGGCCGGTACGCAGGGGCCGTGGGGTGGGTCGACGGCAACGGCGACGGGGAGTTCGCGGTAGGCATCCGTTCCGCCGAGCTCGACGGCAGCAGCGCTCGGCTGTTCGCAGGCGTGGGGGTGGTGGCCGACTCCGACCCGGCCGCCGAGCTGGCCGAGACGCAGCTGAAGCTGCAGGCGCTGCTGGCCGCCGTCGTACGCCCGTAG
- a CDS encoding alpha/beta hydrolase, whose product MRERYLVTNGITLFAVEAGPQHGPLVLLVHGWPEFWWSWRHQLPVLADAGYHAVAVDLPGYGRSDKPDVVYDERWVNTCLAGAVTALGHDDAVIVGHDWGGLLAWPFARRFPERTRAVVGVNTPDFARPPTAPVELMRQFLPRPNYIVQFQERGPAEWFLGSDVRAWLTGVFRGPATHRFEAFPDDVLDRYVEVFGAMGAVGPPIEYYRNMDRNWELAADLPELVQAPALMVTAEHDPVLRPAMAEGMEARVPNLRDTVLIEDCGHWTQQEQPEAFNRALLAFLDNL is encoded by the coding sequence ATGCGTGAGCGCTACCTCGTCACCAACGGCATCACGCTGTTCGCCGTCGAGGCCGGGCCGCAGCACGGGCCGCTGGTGTTGTTGGTACACGGGTGGCCCGAGTTCTGGTGGTCGTGGCGCCACCAACTCCCCGTGCTGGCCGACGCCGGCTACCACGCGGTGGCCGTCGACCTGCCCGGCTACGGCCGCAGCGACAAGCCAGATGTCGTCTACGACGAACGCTGGGTCAACACGTGCCTGGCCGGCGCCGTCACCGCGCTGGGCCACGACGACGCCGTGATCGTCGGCCACGACTGGGGCGGGCTGTTGGCCTGGCCCTTCGCCCGCCGATTCCCCGAACGCACCCGTGCCGTGGTCGGGGTCAACACCCCCGACTTCGCCCGCCCGCCGACAGCGCCGGTCGAGCTCATGCGCCAGTTCCTCCCCCGCCCCAACTACATCGTGCAGTTCCAAGAGCGTGGCCCGGCCGAGTGGTTCCTCGGCTCCGACGTGCGGGCGTGGCTGACCGGCGTCTTCCGCGGCCCGGCCACCCATCGCTTCGAAGCCTTCCCCGACGACGTGCTCGACCGATACGTCGAGGTGTTCGGCGCGATGGGCGCCGTGGGGCCGCCCATCGAGTACTACCGCAACATGGACCGCAACTGGGAGCTGGCCGCCGACCTCCCCGAACTGGTGCAGGCGCCCGCCCTCATGGTCACCGCCGAACACGACCCCGTGCTGCGCCCGGCCATGGCCGAAGGCATGGAGGCGCGGGTGCCCAACCTGCGCGACACCGTGCTCATCGAGGACTGCGGCCACTGGACGCAGCAGGAACAACCGGAGGCGTTCAACCGGGCCTTGCTCGCCTTCTTGGACAATCTCTGA
- a CDS encoding MaoC family dehydratase has translation MTTTAKDLDELKTLVGQHLGYSDWMEVSQERVNQFADATGDHQWIHVDPERAAKESPFGGPIGHGYLTISLAPPLLGQVLRVDGVKMGVNYGINKLRFPSPVPVGSKLRAGATLASVEDIPGGAQVALDAVFEVEGQDKPACVAQVVYRYYS, from the coding sequence GTGACGACGACAGCGAAGGACCTCGACGAGCTCAAGACCCTGGTCGGGCAGCACCTCGGTTACTCCGACTGGATGGAGGTCTCCCAGGAGCGGGTCAACCAGTTCGCCGACGCCACCGGCGACCACCAGTGGATCCACGTCGACCCCGAGCGGGCGGCCAAGGAAAGCCCGTTCGGCGGCCCCATCGGCCACGGCTACCTGACGATCTCGCTGGCGCCGCCGCTGCTGGGCCAGGTGCTGCGGGTCGACGGGGTGAAGATGGGCGTGAACTACGGCATCAACAAGCTGCGGTTCCCGTCCCCGGTTCCCGTGGGGTCGAAGCTGCGGGCGGGCGCCACACTGGCGAGCGTCGAGGACATCCCCGGCGGCGCCCAGGTGGCGCTGGACGCGGTGTTCGAGGTCGAGGGCCAGGACAAGCCGGCCTGCGTGGCCCAAGTGGTCTACCGCTACTACAGCTAG
- a CDS encoding ubiquinone/menaquinone biosynthesis methyltransferase, giving the protein MNLPQGEAKVRAVRDMFDAIAPRYDLVNRIMTFRLDVWWRRLSVRSLGLPPGAVVLDLAAGTGDLCRELTAAGLQPVGVDMSWGMLAHARTTAPLVQADALRLPVPDGSVAGVTCGFALRNFVALEPFFAELARVVRPGGRIALLEVAEPANPVLRKGHAVYFGKVVPRIGALLSDGAAYQYLPKSVAYLPPPPELLALLAAAGFDAVERRLLSGGISQLLTATRRPA; this is encoded by the coding sequence ATGAACCTGCCCCAGGGCGAGGCCAAGGTCCGGGCCGTGCGCGACATGTTCGACGCCATCGCGCCTCGCTACGACTTGGTGAACCGCATCATGACCTTCCGCCTCGACGTGTGGTGGCGGCGCCTGTCGGTGCGATCGCTCGGCCTGCCCCCGGGCGCAGTGGTGCTCGACCTGGCTGCGGGCACGGGCGACCTGTGCCGCGAGCTCACCGCCGCCGGGTTGCAACCGGTCGGCGTCGACATGTCGTGGGGCATGCTCGCCCATGCCCGTACCACGGCACCGCTGGTGCAAGCCGACGCCCTTCGGCTCCCCGTGCCCGACGGTTCGGTGGCCGGCGTCACGTGCGGGTTCGCCCTGCGCAACTTCGTGGCGTTGGAGCCCTTCTTCGCCGAGTTGGCCCGTGTCGTGCGACCCGGCGGGCGCATCGCCTTGCTGGAGGTGGCGGAGCCTGCCAACCCGGTGTTGCGCAAAGGCCACGCCGTCTACTTCGGCAAGGTGGTGCCCCGCATCGGTGCTCTGTTGTCGGACGGGGCCGCCTACCAGTACCTGCCGAAGTCGGTGGCGTACCTGCCGCCACCCCCTGAGTTGCTGGCCCTGCTCGCGGCGGCGGGCTTCGACGCCGTGGAACGACGACTGCTCAGCGGCGGCATCAGCCAACTGCTGACTGCCACGAGGAGGCCCGCATGA
- a CDS encoding acyl-CoA dehydrogenase family protein, whose product MSIEHNETRQAVREVVKGVTDRFDRREFVRRARDGEGVDDVWETLGELGLLGMGVPEEYGGNGGGMTGPVAVIEALSQAGTPPVLVLLTAFARMAILRHGTEEQIQQFVAPTCTGEVKLCFAITEADAGTNSFRMETFAEQDGDVYRINGQKIFISGADQATHMMVVARTTRLRDTDDKRVGLSLFVLPMDSPGLELQQMDIDLHSPEHQFFVFLNDVEVPAANLVGTRDEGLRALFDALNPERLLVSAWALGLGDHVLAKGVEYASTRAPFGTPIGSYQAVQHPLARAKAHLEAARLMLYSACDTYDAGGDAGWAANMAKLLASEAANEAVDAVMQAHGGSAFDRDTDVITLWPMIRLLRIAPVNNEMVLNYLAERVLGLPKSY is encoded by the coding sequence ATGAGCATCGAGCACAACGAGACGCGCCAAGCCGTGCGAGAAGTGGTCAAGGGCGTCACCGACCGCTTCGACCGCCGGGAGTTCGTGCGCCGGGCTCGCGACGGCGAAGGCGTCGACGACGTGTGGGAGACACTGGGCGAGCTGGGCCTGCTGGGCATGGGCGTGCCCGAGGAGTACGGCGGCAACGGCGGCGGCATGACCGGGCCGGTGGCCGTCATCGAGGCGCTGTCGCAGGCGGGCACGCCGCCCGTGTTGGTGCTGCTCACCGCCTTCGCCCGCATGGCCATCCTGCGCCACGGCACCGAGGAGCAGATTCAGCAGTTCGTCGCACCCACGTGCACCGGCGAGGTGAAGCTGTGCTTCGCCATCACCGAGGCCGACGCCGGCACCAACAGCTTCCGCATGGAGACCTTCGCCGAACAGGACGGCGACGTCTACCGGATCAACGGCCAGAAGATCTTCATTTCCGGCGCCGACCAGGCCACCCACATGATGGTGGTGGCCCGCACCACCCGCCTGCGCGACACCGACGACAAGCGGGTCGGCCTGTCGTTGTTCGTCCTGCCCATGGACTCGCCGGGCCTGGAGCTCCAGCAGATGGACATCGACCTCCATTCGCCCGAGCACCAGTTCTTCGTGTTCCTCAACGACGTCGAGGTGCCCGCGGCCAACCTGGTCGGCACCCGCGACGAAGGGCTGCGGGCGTTGTTCGACGCCCTCAACCCCGAGCGGTTGCTGGTCTCGGCGTGGGCGCTGGGGCTGGGCGACCACGTGCTGGCCAAGGGCGTGGAGTACGCGTCCACCCGGGCGCCGTTCGGCACGCCCATCGGGTCGTACCAGGCGGTGCAGCACCCGCTGGCCCGGGCCAAGGCGCACCTGGAGGCGGCCCGCCTCATGCTCTACAGCGCTTGCGACACCTACGACGCAGGCGGCGATGCCGGGTGGGCGGCCAACATGGCCAAGCTCCTGGCGTCGGAGGCGGCCAACGAAGCCGTCGACGCGGTGATGCAGGCCCATGGGGGCAGCGCCTTCGACCGCGACACCGACGTGATCACCCTGTGGCCGATGATCCGGCTGCTGCGCATCGCGCCGGTCAACAACGAGATGGTCCTCAACTACCTCGCCGAGCGCGTGCTCGGCCTGCCCAAGTCGTACTAG
- a CDS encoding MerR family transcriptional regulator — MDYRVDELAAAADVSVDTVRFYQSKGLLPPPRREGRVAWYGGDHLDRLDRIRRLQARGLTLAVIRRLLSGELDAADEALVTAVAEPPTAESFSLEELAERSGIPLPLLQAVEREGLLVPRRDGYTADDVAVARAGLTLLEQGLPLPEVLDLARAHHAAMRAVAEQAVALFDEHVRRPLRTSGLPDEEAAARLVDAFQTLLPATASLVGHHFTRTLLAVAQEHIERVGDEAELAAVRSAR; from the coding sequence GTGGACTATCGGGTAGACGAGCTGGCCGCCGCCGCCGACGTCTCCGTCGACACGGTGCGCTTCTACCAGTCGAAGGGGCTGCTGCCCCCGCCGCGACGGGAGGGGCGGGTGGCGTGGTACGGCGGCGACCACCTTGACCGCCTCGACCGCATCCGGCGGCTGCAGGCCCGGGGCCTCACCCTGGCGGTCATCCGCCGGCTGCTCTCGGGCGAGCTCGACGCCGCCGACGAGGCCTTGGTCACCGCGGTGGCCGAGCCGCCGACGGCGGAGTCGTTCTCGCTCGAGGAACTGGCCGAGCGCAGCGGGATCCCCTTGCCGCTGCTGCAGGCGGTCGAGCGCGAGGGCCTGCTCGTCCCCCGTCGCGACGGCTATACCGCCGACGACGTGGCCGTGGCCCGGGCCGGGCTCACGCTGTTGGAGCAGGGGCTGCCGCTGCCCGAAGTCCTCGACCTGGCCCGTGCCCACCACGCCGCCATGCGGGCGGTGGCCGAGCAGGCCGTGGCGCTGTTCGACGAGCACGTACGCCGGCCGCTGCGCACCTCGGGCCTTCCCGACGAGGAGGCCGCCGCCCGGTTGGTCGACGCCTTCCAGACGCTGCTGCCGGCGACGGCGTCGTTGGTCGGCCACCACTTCACCCGCACCTTGCTGGCGGTGGCCCAGGAACACATCGAACGAGTGGGCGACGAGGCCGAGCTCGCGGCCGTGAGGAGCGCACGATGA
- a CDS encoding VOC family protein: protein MGLGATRADVGQTGEESWVVLADPEGNEFCVLRALP from the coding sequence TTGGGCCTCGGGGCCACCCGGGCCGACGTCGGCCAAACCGGCGAGGAGTCGTGGGTGGTGCTCGCCGACCCCGAGGGCAACGAGTTCTGCGTGCTGCGGGCGCTGCCGTAA
- a CDS encoding enoyl-CoA hydratase/isomerase family protein: MGIQTQRFSFFKVDEPTDGVAVVRFNRPDNGNRWALADEWEITAVIEELAADDDIKVVLLTGSGDTFCGGAHHGDDPFDAAGYYDRSREVFSTWMNFDKPIVVALNGTASGSGLSLMMLCDIVVAERHLTFGDPHVKVGVVSATGPFEWPPSIGLMRAKKWLLTGDSFDATEAERMGLVSEVVDTGDSFARAMELARQVASYPAGAVQGTKRTLQQWLRGAFNPVFEQGLALEFLRFPVAAMGYGNSNH; encoded by the coding sequence ATGGGGATCCAGACGCAGAGGTTTTCGTTCTTCAAGGTCGACGAGCCCACCGACGGCGTGGCCGTGGTGCGCTTCAATCGGCCCGACAACGGCAACCGCTGGGCGTTGGCCGACGAGTGGGAGATCACTGCGGTGATCGAGGAGCTGGCGGCCGACGACGACATCAAGGTGGTGTTGCTGACCGGCTCAGGCGACACGTTCTGCGGGGGCGCGCACCACGGCGACGACCCCTTCGACGCCGCCGGCTACTACGACCGGTCGCGTGAGGTGTTCAGCACCTGGATGAACTTCGACAAGCCGATCGTGGTGGCCCTGAACGGCACGGCATCGGGCTCGGGCCTGTCGCTCATGATGCTGTGCGACATCGTGGTGGCCGAGCGGCACCTGACCTTCGGCGACCCGCACGTGAAGGTCGGCGTAGTCAGTGCCACCGGGCCGTTCGAGTGGCCGCCGTCGATCGGGCTCATGCGGGCCAAGAAGTGGTTGCTCACCGGCGACTCCTTCGACGCCACCGAGGCCGAGCGCATGGGCCTGGTGAGCGAGGTGGTCGACACCGGCGACTCCTTCGCCCGGGCCATGGAACTGGCACGGCAGGTGGCGTCGTACCCGGCAGGCGCGGTGCAGGGCACCAAGCGCACACTGCAGCAGTGGCTCCGCGGGGCCTTCAACCCGGTGTTCGAGCAGGGGTTGGCCCTGGAGTTCCTGCGCTTCCCCGTGGCGGCGATGGGCTACGGCAACAGCAACCACTAG